In the Gemmobacter fulvus genome, GCGATCGTGTCGGTTCAGCGCTACGAACAGGCAAAGGCGGCATTGGATACGGCAGTGGCGCAACTGGCTGCGGCAGAAGCCGAAGCCGATGTTGCGGAAAATGCCGCGAACTACGCGGTGCTGACCGCAGAAGTGGACGGAACCGTCGTGGCTACCCTGGCAGAGCCGGGCCAAGTCGTCGCGGCGGGCCAAGCTGTGGTGGTGATCGCGCAGAGCGGCGCTCGCGAGGCAGTCGTCAATCTGCCAGAGGATCTTCGCCCCACTCCTGGATCACGTGCGATGGCAAGCGTCTATGGAGCGAGTCAGGAGCGCAGCACCGCAACGCTGCGGCAGATCGCTGATGCGGCCGATCCGTCAAGCCGAACCTATGAGGCGCGCTATGTGCTTGAGGGCGAATCCGCCTCGGCCCCGCTTGGCTCAACCGTTACTGTTTGGATCGTTGATACCGCGAAGCAGGCCGAGGCGGCGGTTCCGGTTGGTGCGATCCTCGATGATGGCCGCCAGACCGGGGTCTGGGTTATCGACAGCGGCACTTCCGCCGTCCGTTTTGCGCCGGTCCAAGTCAAGATGATTGGCGGTGAAACTGCGTCCGTGACGGGTATCGCACCGGGAGCGCAGATCGTCGCATTGGGCGCGCACTTGCTGACTGATGGTGCGGCGATCCGCATCGAGGGCGCGACAGAGGCGGCAAACTGATGGGTTTCAATCTCTCTGCATTGGCGGTGCGCGAACGTGCGGTCACCCTGTTCTTCATCGTGCTGCTGGCTGCGGCCGGCGTCTATGCCTTTGCCAAGCTTGGCCGGGCAGAGGATCCGTCCTTTACCATCAAGACGCTGACGGTCAGCGCCGTCTGGCCCGGCGCGACTGCGCATGAAATGCAGGATCTGGTTGCAGAGCCGCTTGAAAAGCGCATCCAAGAACTGACCTGGTATGACCGTGTCGAAACGACTACACGGTCGGGCTATGCCTTTCTGACCGTGACCCTGAAGGACAGCACGCCGCCCGCCGCCGTCGAGGAAGAGTTCTATCAGGCCCGCAAAAAGCTGGGGGATGAGGCCAGAAACCTCCCGCCCGGCGTAATCGGCCCCTTCGTCAATGACGAATATTCAGATGTCAGTTTCGGCCTTTATGCGTTGAAGGCCAAAGGCTTGCCGATGCGCGATCTGGCGCGGCAGGCCGAGGCGATCCGCCAGGATCTGCTGCATGTGCCCGGCGTCAAGAAGATCAATATCCTTGGCGAGCGTCAGGAACAGATCTTTGTCGAGTTCTCTTATGCCAAACTGGCAACTCTCGGCGTGTCCGCACAGGACATTGCCAGCGCGTTGCAACGGCAAAACACGGTCACGCCCGCAGGGTCAATCGACACCAGCGGCCCGCAAATATTCATCCGGTTTGACGGGGCCTATGACAGCATTCAGGCAATTGCCGACACGCCGATCATGGCCGGTGGCCGAACGCTGAAGCTGTCAGATATTGCCGAGGTGCGGCGCGGCTATCAGGAGCCGGAAACCTATATCATCCGGCACGAAGGCGAACCGGCGATCATGCTGGCTGCCGTCATGCAGCAAGGCTGGAACGGCTTGGAGCTTGGCAAGGCGCTGGAAGTGCGCACCAGCGCCATTGCTGAAACCTTGCCGCTTGGCATGATGCTGGCCAAGGTCAGCGATCAGGCGGTGAATATTGACGCCGCCGTCAGCGAGTTCATGTTGAAATTCGCCATGGCGCTTGGGGTTGTGCTGTTTGTCAGCCTTGTCAGCATGGGGTGGCGCGTGGGGATCGTGGTCGCGCTTGCCGTGCCGCTGACACTGGCCGTGGTCTTTCTGATCATGCTGGAAACCGGACGGTTCTTTGACCGTATCACCCTCGGTGCGCTGATCCTCGCCTTGGGCCTGCTGGTTGACGATGCCATTATCGCCATCGAGGTCATGGTCATCAAGATGGAAGAGGGCATGGACCGGATAAGTGCCGCCGCCTACGCTTGGAGCCATACTGCGGCCCCGATGCTGTCGGGCACGTTTGTCACCATCATCGGGCTGATGCCGGTCGGTTTTGCGGCATCAAGCGCAGGCGAGTATGCGGGCAATATCTTCTGGGTCGTGGGCTTTGCGCTGATCGTCTCATGGGTGGTTGCGGTGATCTTTACCCCCTATCTGGGCGTGAAAATGCTGCCCGACATCAAACCGGTCGAGGGCGGTCATCACGCAATCTATGACACGCCGAATTACCGTCGGCTGCGGCAGGTCATCAAATTCACTGTCCGGCACAAGCTCATGACCTGCGCGATTGTGGTGGTCATCATGGGGGCCTCAGCGGCGGGCATGGGCTCGGTCAAGCAGCAGTTCTTCCCGACATCCGACCGGCCGGAGGTTCTGGTCGAGGTGCGGATGCCCGAAGGCACCAGCATCGGTGCCACCACGGTGGCGGTCGAAAAACTGGAACGCTGGCTTGGCGATCAGCCCGAGGCCGAGATCGTCACCAGCTATATCGGCCAGGGCGCGCCACGCTTCTTCTTTGCGATGTCGCCGGAACTGCCGGATCCGGCTTTTGCGAAAATCGTGGTGCTGACCAAAGATGCCCATACGCGCGAGGCGCTGAAGCACCGCCTACGCGAAGCCGTTGCCGAAGGCCTGGCACCCGAGGCTTTCGTTCGCGTCACGCAACTGGTCTTTGGGCCTTACACTGCGTTCCCGGTGGAATTCCGGATTATTGGGCCAGATCCAGCCCGGCTTTACGAGATTTCGGATCAGGCGCTCGACCTGATGTCTACCGTTCCCGATGTACGACAGCCCAATCGCGACTGGGGCAACCGTTCCCCCGTGCTGCGCTTTGTGCCCGATCAGGAGCGGCTGAATCTGATCGGACTGTCGCCCGCCGAGGCCTCGGTGCAACTGCAAATGTTGCTCAGCGGCCTGACCGTGACGGCGGTGCGTGAGGATATCCGCAATGTGCCGGTCGTGGCGCGCAGCGCGGGCGACACCCGGCTTGACCCGTCGCGGCTGGCGGATTTTTCGCTGATGAGCCGGGATGGAAGCCAGATCCCGCTGGATCAGCTTGGCCGTTCGGAAATCCGGTTTGAGGAACCCATCCTCAAGCGGCGCGATCGGATGCCGATCATCACGATCCGCTCTGACATCAACGAGGCCTCGCAGCCCCCTGAAGTATCCCTCCAGGTGATGCAGGCGCTGCAACCTCTGATCGACAGGCTGCCGATCGGCTACCGGATCGAGATGGCCGGGAATATCGAGGAGTCGATGAAGGCAAACACGGCGCTGGCAAAGATATTCCCCGTGATGATCGCCGCCATGCTGATCGTCATCATCCTCCAGGTGCGCAGCCTGTCGACCATGACGATGGTGATGCTGACCGCGCCGCTTGGTCTGGCGGGGGTGGTGCCAGTGCTAATCGCCTTTGATCAGCCCTTCGGTTTCAACGCGATCCTCGGGCTCATCGGTCTGGCGGGCATCCTGATGCGCAACACGCTGATTCTGACCGAACAGATCAAGGAAAATCAGGCGGCGGGCCTTGATGACTATAACGCCGTGATAGAGGCGACCGTGCAGCGGACAAGGCCGGTGATCCTGACCGCGCTGGCGGCGATCCTCGCCTTCATCCCGCTGACCCATTCCGTGTTCTGGGGGTCGATGGCCTACACGCTGATCGGCGGCACCGCCGCGGGCACCGCCCTCATCCTGCTGTTCTTGCCCGCGCTTTATGCGGCCTGGTTCAGGATCTCACCGAAGGATCAGGGCACAGTGTCAGAGATGCCAGTCCATCAGCTGAACCGGGGCGCGCAGCTGGCAGCGGAGTAAGTCGGCTTTGGCCGGACCTGAATGAAACGGCCACCGGGCATGACCTGCCCGGTGGCCCGCTCTGGAGAGGGAAGACTGTGGTGCGCAATCTGTTCGCGAAGATATGGCTGTGGATCAGAGGTCTGGACGGAATTGACGATCCGCAAGGCGCGTTTCTGCACAGTCTGGAACAACGGATCACGAGGCTGGAACATGCCCGCGATCAGGAAAAGACTGCGCCACCGTCTTAGTCAGCGGCGATATCCCGGACCTGACTGGCAACCGCCTGCAGCAGCACATGTGCAAGCGCCTCGTCATTCACCGCACGCGACAGCGTCAGTGCGCCGACCATCAGCGACAGCAAAACCATTGCCTTGTCTGATGGGCCGCCATCACCATCGGATCCGGTCAGGTCCGACAGCATCCTGAGATGCTCTTTCACCCCGGCTTCGAACCGGGCCTTGACCTTAGGGCCCTGACGGGCAGCATCTGCACCCAGTGCGACCATGGGGCAGCCTTTGCTCTTCTCGTTCAAATGCTCAGGCGAAAGGTAGAACGCCGTGATCGCCTCAAGCGGCGCGTCAGGATTCTTGGCCACGGCATCCGTCCATCGCTGTGCTGCCATTTCCATGGATCGCCCTGAGGCCTGTGCGATCAGATCTTCCTTCGATGCAAACTGCTTGTAGAAGCCGCCCTGCGTCAGACCTGCGCCCTTCATCAGATCCTTGAGACCGATGCCATCAAAGCCATGTTCGCGAAACAACGTGCTGGCTGCATTGATGACGGCCTGATGATTCTGTTCCGCCTGCGCGCGCGTAACTCTCATGGGGCGCTCCGATCCCTGAATTTGCTGTGCAATCCATAGCCTCTATAGAGGCTGAACGCAATCAAAGCAGCGCCGATCCGGCGACACCGCATGGCACCTTAACGCCGCACAACCCCCGCCAGCATGATCACACCATAAGCCAAAAGACCCAGACCCAATGCCAGATACAGCGCGCGAATATCGCCGGTCCAGTTCAGCGCCAGCCAGCCGCCGCCAAGCGCGATCACCAGCCGGACAATCCCTGCCATCAGCGGAAGCGCCAGCTTTTGCTGGCCCTGAGCCGCAAAATACAGAACCAGACCCAGCCCGAAGAAGCCGTAGAATGGCCCCACAATCTGCAAATAGGCGCGTCCCGCTTCGATCATCTCTGGCTCGGCGCTGAACAGGGTCAGCCAGGCCACCGGGAAAAGCGCCGCGATCAGGCCCACCGTCTCGGTCACGGCAAAGGCCAGCACGGCGCCAGTCAGCGCGATCTGGCGCGCACGGGCCTGCAACCCGGCCGCGGCATTGGTGCCGACCAGCGCCACCATCGGCGCGCCGATGCCGAAGACCAGCGGGATCAGCAAATATTCCAGCCGGATGCCGGTGCCGAAGCCCGCCACCGCCTCGACTCCCAGCCGCGCGGCGATGATTGCCGTGCTGCCCGCGATCACCACATTGCTGATCACCGACTGGACCGAAGAAAACGCGCCAATCTTCAGGATCCCGGCAAAGTGCCGTCCTTGCAGCGGCAACCAGCGAAAGCGTGCGGGGTTGCGACCCGAAACGATGTAAAGACCCAGAATGGCCGCCCCCACCACATAATACAGCACCAGTGCCAGCCCGCCGCCCGCGATGCCCATTGCCGGAACCGGGCCAAAGCCGAAGATCAGCATTGGCGAGACCGGGATAAGAAACACCACCCCGAGCACCGAAACCAGCGCGGGCACGAGCATATTGCCTGCGCCCCGGATCACGCTGCCCAAGCCGTTCATCAGCCAGGTAAAGACGTTCCCGGCAAAGACCACGTTGGAATAGAGGATCGCGGCCTCCAACTCGCCGCCCCGCCCGCCAAGCGCGGTGTAGATCGGTCGCCCCCAGATCAGAAACAGCACGGAGAACCCCAGACCGATCACGACATTGACCACCACGGCATGCAGCACCAGCGCATCCGCATCCGCGCGCCGCCCCGACCCCAATGCGCGTGCGATGGAGGAGGAGACAGCCCCGCCCACCGCGCCTGCCGAAATCATTGTCATCAGCATGACGACCGGAAAGACCAGCGCCATCCCTGCCAGCGCATCGGTGCCGACTTTTGACACCCAGAAGGTCTCGATCAGCCCGGTCGAGGCCTGCGCCAGCATGATAAGCGCATTGGGCAGCGCCATCCTGACCAACAGTGGCAGGATCGGCGCGTCCAGCAGGCGCTGCGTGCGCGGGTCGCGTTGTATCTGCGCAGCTGCGGTGGTCATGCGGGCACCAATGGGCTAGAGGCAGGGTAAGAAAGGGCGGCGCGGATCACATTCCGGTCCAGCGGCGCAGCACAAGGCTCGCATTGACGCCGCCAAAGCCGAAGCCGTTTGACAGGGCATAGTCGGTCTGAAGGCTGCGGGCTTCAAGGCCGACCAGATCCAGCCCCTCGGCTGCCGGGTCCGGTTCAGTCAGATTGCGCGTCGGCGGCGCGATCTGGTCGCGCAGCGCCAGCGCGGTAAAGATCGCCTCCAACCCACCTGCTGCCCCCAGAAGATGACCGGTGGCCGATTTTGTGGCACTGATCGCCGGGCCGGGCAGGCGTGTAAACAGAGAGCGGATTGCCGCCAGTTCGCCCAGATCACCAACCGGGGTCGAGGTGGCATGCGCGTTCAAGTGGCCCACCGCATCTGGCGAGACCCCAGCCTGAGCAAGCGCAATCTCCATAGCGCGCCGTGCCCCATCGCCATCCTCGGGGCCAGCGGTGATGTGCCAAGCGTCCGACGTGGTGCCGTAGCCCACGATCTCGGCAATTGGCTGCGCACCACGGGCCAGCGCATGGTCCAGTGCCTCGATCACCAGAATCCCCGCGCCTTCGCCCATGACGAACCCGTCCCGCCCCTGATCAAACGGGCGCGAGGCCAGAGCGGGCGTCTCATTCCAGCCAGTTGACAGCGCGCGGGCCGCCGCGAAGCCGCCAAGTGCGGTGCGGTCGATGCAAGCCTCGGCACCCCCGCACAAAGCTACATCAATCTCACCGGCGCGGATCATGCGGGCGGCATCTCCAATGGCCTGCACCCCCGCCGCGCAGGCAGTAACCGGCGCGCCAAGCGGGCCTTTGAAGCCGTGCCGGATCGAGACCTGCCCTGCAGCAAGGTTGGCCAGAAACGACGGCACCGTGAAGGGCGACAGGCGGCGCGGGCCGCGCTCGGCCACGGTCGTCACCGCATCGACGATGGCGTGAAAGCCGCCGATCCCGGTTGCGATGATCGTGGCAGTGCGGCGCCGCTGTTCTTCGGTTGTCGGAAGCCAGCCCGCCTGCGCCATAGCTTCATCAGCCGCAGCCATGGCAAACAGGATGAAGCGGTCCATCCGCCGCTGATCCTTGGGCAATACGGCCCGGTCAGGATCAAAGCCGCCTTCGGGGTCTTCGGCGATTCCCGGAACAGGTGCCGCAACCTTGCAACCCAGGTCAGCGCTGACCGCGTCAGGCAGATGCCTCAAGCCGGATCCACCCACCAAGAGGCGTTTCCAGTTCATCTCAGTGCCAACGCCCAGCGGGCTGACGGCACCCATACCGCTCACTACGATTCTGCGCATGGCATAGCCTCCGTTCCACATTAGAGTTCATACGAAATCTAATGTGGAACGGCAAGCCCATGATCTTCTTCCCAGGCCTTCGAGGTTCCCGCGGGGACGCGGCTCCGAAGATGCTGTGGTCAGGACGGTTGCCGACACCGATCAAGCATACCAACAAGTTGGGTACATCGGAATTGCATTGAACCAGCATCATGTTGGCGGCCACCGCGCCGACCACGGACCAAAACATGCGCCCGGGGGGCATTTCAAACGCAGGCACGCCTGCAGGGGGTGGTAGAGAAAGCCGAAGGAAGATGGCCAGCGCTCGATCATCGCCGAAAATATCCTCGATCGCGACTTCGAGGCGGCCCGGTCGAACCAGAAATCGCTGGCCGACTTCACCTACATCTGGACGGCAGAAGGCTGGCTCTAGGTCGCGGTTGTGCTGGACCTCTTTTCCCGGCTTGCCGTTGGCTGGTCCATGAAGGCTGAGCGGGATGCCTCGCTGGTCATGGACGCACTGATGATGGCGGTCTTGCGGCGCGGGAAAGCCGATGCTCTGCTTCATCATTCGGACAGTCCACGAAACTGGCAGCAGCTCATACCTGGAAACGCTCGATGACACAGCCTTTGGCGTAGAGAGCCCGGTAGAGCCGAAGTTCACATCGCATTCCGATCCGGCCTCGCAATGGATCGAGGCTCGCGGAGGTCCGGCCTACTTTGCCGACTTCACCACCTACTTGATCGACACCGACAAGGGCGTGATCCTAGACGCGGAAGCCACCCGATCACACGCTCAAGCCGTTCGAAAAGCCACTTGCACCAAGGGGGTCATCCATACATGCACAAATTGACCTTCATTCTTTCGGTTAAACGGCGCTCCTGCGTTTCGATAGGTTCTGATTTCTTCGTTCTAGCAGACGTCAGATTGTAGCTTCCGTCACTTTCCGAATCCGGGGGAGGTGGTCACTTGAGTTTTGCCTGCTATGTACGGCAATTCTCTTCCCGGGAGGAGCATGGTGGCGAGACATAACCCTCATAGAGCGCGCAGAGAAGTTTATGCTTCGCTTTTTGGGTTCTCTTCCTTCAACAGCGCCCAAGCATTGACGTTCAGTCCTTGAGCGATGCGATGGAGGTTGTCGAGAGAGATGTTTTGCTCACCCCGTTCGACGGCACTGAGATAGGTGCGGTTCAGGCCCGCTTCATGTGCCAGAAACTCCTGTGACCAGCCTTTCTCGGCGCGCAACAGTCGCATGTTGCGGGCGAGGACATCGCGCAGCGGGCTTCGGGGCGTGGATTTCATGCGGGATGCTATTGTGCATCACCGCTTTTAACTCTACCTGTTTTAAGAGACATTCGTGGACCGCACGATGGTTGCCGCAGCAGTGTTCGAGTTGAGGGTATCAAGGTGACAGTTTCAAAGCTTTCAAAAGACAGGATTGTTCAGAAGAGACTTGCCGCGTTTCTTGTGATGTTCACGGCACCGCAATCCGTCGTTCCGACCACCACATCCCGGAGTCGATGTGATCGGTCTTCGACCGCCAAGACCCTGGATATTGTCCTTGAGATCCTGCTCGACGCGGGTCTGGGACTGGAAGCCGCCCGTCCCTTATCACAGGACTCCTACAACTGGTTGCTTCCGCGCGTTCTGCGCGCGCCGAAGAATGGATCAAGGTTCGAAATCACCATCGGGCTGCGTGGAGGATATGATTGCAGGGGGGTGATCGGGGCAACCGTTGTTCGAAGCGAAGCGATGACTTTTGAAGCCCTGACCATGATGCTGCGGAGCCTCGCCGCGCTTGAAGTGGTTGAGCAGGTGTAGACAGCTGATCGGGCAGTGCGTCCGGAGGGCCTGCCGCTATCCTCGGTGAGCTTCGATCTGGGGGTTCTGGGAGCGCTTGCCTGAGTGCCTCTGCCCGTCAAAGGGACCCGAGTTTCCCCAGCAGGGAACTCATGCTCCCATTTCCTGCACTTTCTTGGTGAACCTGTGCATGCGCGCCACAGCAATAATCTGGTCTGGTCGGAACGCTGCAAGACTTGCTCCCGATCCTGTCGAATCTGGTGGGCTGGAAGGTTCGCTGGGCTGGCCATTCTGCTCGAAGAGTGGCTTTTCCACAGCCATGAGTTCCGCCGCCAGTTTCGGTTTGGACAGGGCCGCAGCAGATCCTGGTTTTTCGGCTCGCACAAAATCCACCGCCACCTTTTGCCCGGCCTGCCGCTCCAGCTCTTCCACTCTTGCTGCCAATGCTCGCAGCGTCGCTCCGTCCTTCGACGGGTAGGGCAGGGGCCCTGCCTGCGCCGCAAATAGCGACTTGAAGGTCGGGTCCTGGAAATAGACGATCCGATGGACCAGCAGCGGGTTCTGCCGTTCCGGGATGAGAATTGCCTGATCCGGGTTCAGCCGCCGCACCTCGTCGGGGGTCAAGAGCGGTCGCTCTTCCATCCGACGGCTGACCGACCGCCGCTGCATGAAATCCCGATCCCGCGACACGCTGTCGGAAACCGAAAGCTTGGTGGTCTTGCCCAATGCATCCGAAATCTCCCCCGCGGTCTTCTTGTCGTTGGCGGCGAGGTAGAGCTTCATGCCGGCGGCGGACTCGAGCGACAGGCGGACATTCTCGCCGTAGATATTGTCGAGACCGGGGATCGACTGGGTGATGATCGACACCCGCGCGCCATGACCCGCGAGCTGCTTCAGGGCCTGTTCAACAATGGGCATCGGACCAAGTTGGTCGAATTCGTCGAGCATGACCATGACGGGCCAGGGTTCAGATTTCGGGTCGGGGAGGGTGGAACGCATGGTGGCGATGAGTTCACCAAAGAACAGTCGGACCAAGGGCGACAGCGTGCGGATGTCATCGGCGTTGACGACGACATAGATCGACATTGGCCGCTTG is a window encoding:
- the fabF gene encoding beta-ketoacyl-ACP synthase II: MRRIVVSGMGAVSPLGVGTEMNWKRLLVGGSGLRHLPDAVSADLGCKVAAPVPGIAEDPEGGFDPDRAVLPKDQRRMDRFILFAMAAADEAMAQAGWLPTTEEQRRRTATIIATGIGGFHAIVDAVTTVAERGPRRLSPFTVPSFLANLAAGQVSIRHGFKGPLGAPVTACAAGVQAIGDAARMIRAGEIDVALCGGAEACIDRTALGGFAAARALSTGWNETPALASRPFDQGRDGFVMGEGAGILVIEALDHALARGAQPIAEIVGYGTTSDAWHITAGPEDGDGARRAMEIALAQAGVSPDAVGHLNAHATSTPVGDLGELAAIRSLFTRLPGPAISATKSATGHLLGAAGGLEAIFTALALRDQIAPPTRNLTEPDPAAEGLDLVGLEARSLQTDYALSNGFGFGGVNASLVLRRWTGM
- a CDS encoding helix-turn-helix domain-containing protein translates to MKSTPRSPLRDVLARNMRLLRAEKGWSQEFLAHEAGLNRTYLSAVERGEQNISLDNLHRIAQGLNVNAWALLKEENPKSEA
- a CDS encoding efflux RND transporter permease subunit, which encodes MGFNLSALAVRERAVTLFFIVLLAAAGVYAFAKLGRAEDPSFTIKTLTVSAVWPGATAHEMQDLVAEPLEKRIQELTWYDRVETTTRSGYAFLTVTLKDSTPPAAVEEEFYQARKKLGDEARNLPPGVIGPFVNDEYSDVSFGLYALKAKGLPMRDLARQAEAIRQDLLHVPGVKKINILGERQEQIFVEFSYAKLATLGVSAQDIASALQRQNTVTPAGSIDTSGPQIFIRFDGAYDSIQAIADTPIMAGGRTLKLSDIAEVRRGYQEPETYIIRHEGEPAIMLAAVMQQGWNGLELGKALEVRTSAIAETLPLGMMLAKVSDQAVNIDAAVSEFMLKFAMALGVVLFVSLVSMGWRVGIVVALAVPLTLAVVFLIMLETGRFFDRITLGALILALGLLVDDAIIAIEVMVIKMEEGMDRISAAAYAWSHTAAPMLSGTFVTIIGLMPVGFAASSAGEYAGNIFWVVGFALIVSWVVAVIFTPYLGVKMLPDIKPVEGGHHAIYDTPNYRRLRQVIKFTVRHKLMTCAIVVVIMGASAAGMGSVKQQFFPTSDRPEVLVEVRMPEGTSIGATTVAVEKLERWLGDQPEAEIVTSYIGQGAPRFFFAMSPELPDPAFAKIVVLTKDAHTREALKHRLREAVAEGLAPEAFVRVTQLVFGPYTAFPVEFRIIGPDPARLYEISDQALDLMSTVPDVRQPNRDWGNRSPVLRFVPDQERLNLIGLSPAEASVQLQMLLSGLTVTAVREDIRNVPVVARSAGDTRLDPSRLADFSLMSRDGSQIPLDQLGRSEIRFEEPILKRRDRMPIITIRSDINEASQPPEVSLQVMQALQPLIDRLPIGYRIEMAGNIEESMKANTALAKIFPVMIAAMLIVIILQVRSLSTMTMVMLTAPLGLAGVVPVLIAFDQPFGFNAILGLIGLAGILMRNTLILTEQIKENQAAGLDDYNAVIEATVQRTRPVILTALAAILAFIPLTHSVFWGSMAYTLIGGTAAGTALILLFLPALYAAWFRISPKDQGTVSEMPVHQLNRGAQLAAE
- a CDS encoding TetR/AcrR family transcriptional regulator — protein: MRVTRAQAEQNHQAVINAASTLFREHGFDGIGLKDLMKGAGLTQGGFYKQFASKEDLIAQASGRSMEMAAQRWTDAVAKNPDAPLEAITAFYLSPEHLNEKSKGCPMVALGADAARQGPKVKARFEAGVKEHLRMLSDLTGSDGDGGPSDKAMVLLSLMVGALTLSRAVNDEALAHVLLQAVASQVRDIAAD
- a CDS encoding MATE family efflux transporter, whose product is MTTAAAQIQRDPRTQRLLDAPILPLLVRMALPNALIMLAQASTGLIETFWVSKVGTDALAGMALVFPVVMLMTMISAGAVGGAVSSSIARALGSGRRADADALVLHAVVVNVVIGLGFSVLFLIWGRPIYTALGGRGGELEAAILYSNVVFAGNVFTWLMNGLGSVIRGAGNMLVPALVSVLGVVFLIPVSPMLIFGFGPVPAMGIAGGGLALVLYYVVGAAILGLYIVSGRNPARFRWLPLQGRHFAGILKIGAFSSVQSVISNVVIAGSTAIIAARLGVEAVAGFGTGIRLEYLLIPLVFGIGAPMVALVGTNAAAGLQARARQIALTGAVLAFAVTETVGLIAALFPVAWLTLFSAEPEMIEAGRAYLQIVGPFYGFFGLGLVLYFAAQGQQKLALPLMAGIVRLVIALGGGWLALNWTGDIRALYLALGLGLLAYGVIMLAGVVRR
- a CDS encoding efflux RND transporter periplasmic adaptor subunit, which encodes MGRKKLLFMSIVALAGAGVTAFALLSRQPHGEAQAATDPRALPHLVRAMLVSEVAGVQRSFTGTVEARVQSNIGFRVPGKLIERLVNVGETVTAGQPLIRIDDTDLRLALIARQNAVSAARAILVQATAEEKRFAVLVNQDAIVSVQRYEQAKAALDTAVAQLAAAEAEADVAENAANYAVLTAEVDGTVVATLAEPGQVVAAGQAVVVIAQSGAREAVVNLPEDLRPTPGSRAMASVYGASQERSTATLRQIADAADPSSRTYEARYVLEGESASAPLGSTVTVWIVDTAKQAEAAVPVGAILDDGRQTGVWVIDSGTSAVRFAPVQVKMIGGETASVTGIAPGAQIVALGAHLLTDGAAIRIEGATEAAN